DNA from Ziziphus jujuba cultivar Dongzao chromosome 2, ASM3175591v1:
AGGTGGTAGTTTCTCAATCATAGCAGTTACTTGAAAGGTCTTATTAATCAACATTCTTTCAGCAAGAAGTTCTTGAATGAGTACTTtcaactcatgtacttgactcGTCAATAGCTTGGTATTCATTGTCATGTAGTTCAAGAATTGGCCTATAACAAACTTTCTTGAcccaatatttttagttttgtacTTCCAGTCCAAAGTTTCCCATAGCTCTTTTGCTGACTTTATGCTACAATACACTCCATACAAGGCATTTGATAGGTTATTCAGGATATAATTTTGAGATAAGTAAATGAAATGTTTCCACGCATCCACTGCCATGAGTGTTTCTTTGTCACTATTTTTATTACTAGGTGGTGCATCTTCAGTCAGAAACCTCGAAAGACCCAACTTAGTGAAGTAGAACAACATTTTGTATTGCCACCTCTCAAAATTTGCTTCATCGAACTTCTCTGGTCTCTTTGC
Protein-coding regions in this window:
- the LOC107419062 gene encoding uncharacterized protein LOC107419062; translation: MASGDNITVAIAQVPNQTPVIQVPHSTNHAKRPEKFDEANFERWQYKMLFYFTKLGLSRFLTEDAPPSNKNSDKETLMAVDAWKHFIYLSQNYILNNLSNALYGVYCSIKSAKELWETLDWKYKTKNIGSRKFVIGQFLNYMTMNTKLLTSQVHELKVLIQELLAERMLINKTFQVTAMIEKLPPSRGNFKNYLKHKKNEMNMEALVGNLRIKDDNRRSDKRSVKAMVKANVVEHGNIRKNLVSDCC